The genomic DNA CATCAAGGTGCTGCGCGAGCGCGCGGCGCAGATGTGGGACATTCCGGTCGACGACGTCGCCTGGGAAAAGGGCCATGCGGTCGCCAAGGGCGAGAAGCACGGTAATCTGGGAAAACTGTCGCTGAAGGAGATCGCGGCTTCCTCCGGCAAGACCGGCGGGCCGATCGCCGGCCACAGCGAGCTCGTCGCCGACGGCGCCGGCGTGTCCTTCGCCACCCATATCTGCGACATCGAGGTCGACCCCGAGACCGGCTCGACCAGGGTGCTGCGCTACACGGTGGTGCAGGACGCCGGCAAGGCGGTGCACCCGACCTATGTCGAGGGCCAGTACCAGGGCGGTGCCGCGCAAGGCATCGGCTGGGCGCTCAACGAGGAGTATATCTACGGCAAGGACGGGCGGCTGCAGAACCCCGGCTTCCTCGACTACCGCATCCCGGTGTGCTCCGACCTGCCGATGATCGACACGCAGATCCTGGAGATTCCCAACCCCAACCACCCCTACGGGGTGCGCGGCGTCGGCGAGACCTCGATCGTGCCGCCGCTGGCGGCGATCGCCAATGCGGTGTCGAACGCTGTCGGCGTGCGCATGACGCACATCCCGATGTCGCCGCCGCGCATCCTGGCGGCGCTCGAGGCCGAACGGGAAGGCTGATGCTGAAAAACGCGAAGCGATTTTCAGCTACGGTCCAATGAGGATCTGAGGCTAATGGTCGAAGTCACGCTCTGGGGCTCGCTCGGCGCCGCCGCCGGAGGCCAGAGCAAGCTCGACATCGAGGCTAAGGACATAAGGGAGCTGTTCCGGAAACTTTCGGAACAGTATCCCGCCTTCGAACCCCTGATCGATCGCGGCATAGCGGTCGCGATCGACGGGACGATCTATCGCGATACATGGTCGAAAGAGCTGCCGCCTGGGGCGGAGATTTTCCTGCTGCCGAGATTGGCGGGGGGGTGATGTAGGGAAGCGGCGGATAAAGTGTAGCACAGTCAGACTTTCGCACTTAACCTATGCATTTGCCATTTTCACTAAATAAACGGCTTTGACAAACCTCGCAAGGTACCTTTCAAGACTAATATTGATTCGATTTCAAGGATCAGCGTTTTGAAACATCCAGTACACCCGTGGAGCAATCTGGCTGGCCCACCAGTTCGTAGCTCTCCTGCGATCGGGCCTGACGACCGCAACCGCAGAGACTACAGCGGATTCATAAAACTACGACTTGCTCATAGCAAAGGAAGAACCTATCTCATCCCAGACGTACTAATTGGGGTCAGTGAACTTCGGTTTTTCTTGCCAAGCTTTTTCTCGCCACCGCTCATCGCGTTTAACGTCGAGGATGATCGGCATATTGCCGATTTCAGCTTGGACATTGGCCCACCTCGCGCTTCCAATTTTGCAAGGCTCTTGGTGAGAGTCCGGTCTGAGGATCGAGTTTTGAACTACGAAGACGGAGCCCAACTCTATCGGTGTACGTTTGATGGGCCGAAAAGACTTGCAAGCTTGGCGACAGGGCTCTGTCGACGGACACCAGACGGCGATTTCGCGCTTAGACTATATCATCACACTAATCGGGCCGCGGCTGCGAACATCAGGAGGACCAACGAACTTTGGTCATCACAATGGAATTTAGCAGGCACGCGCAATCTGCTCAACGTCGCTTATGGCTATTTCACGCCCTTGACCAATATAAATAACGAGCAAGACCTTCGCCGGATAGCGATGTCCTCCGATGAATTCATCAATTTTCAGACGACATCGAGCAGTACTAGAGAGAAGGTCCTGTCTCTAAAAGTCTATCGAGGAAGCACGACGGACAGAGTAGCTACTATTGGCTTCGACTTGCAATGCGCAGTAGTAGCACCTAACCATCTATACTTTCATCCGAACGTTGGCACAAACCCAGCCTACTATGAAGTGGTAGGACCCGAAATTGTGCGAGTCGGCGTTCGACCATCCGCCAAACTTCTCATTTCCGGGTCAAACATTGAGATCGAAAAGGCAGATCTCAAACGCTTTGAATATGTTATTTTGGGTGATACTGGGACGCTCGATGGGTTGGCGGCTCCTTACAACGAGGAAGAAACAAAAGAAGTTGCTATCCTGGAAAAGCTTAACGCACGCAATGACTTTTTTCAATTTTGGTGGACAAATCAGAATACCGACCAGGTCACAGGTCGATCATTTGAGCACCGTGAAATCGATAGCAAATAACATATGATGGTTGCCGCGCTGTTTAGCGCGGTCGAAAGTGC from Mesorhizobium sp. M1E.F.Ca.ET.045.02.1.1 includes the following:
- a CDS encoding MoaD/ThiS family protein, whose protein sequence is MVEVTLWGSLGAAAGGQSKLDIEAKDIRELFRKLSEQYPAFEPLIDRGIAVAIDGTIYRDTWSKELPPGAEIFLLPRLAGG